From a single Bryobacter aggregatus MPL3 genomic region:
- a CDS encoding RidA family protein — protein sequence MSAVKLISLFLLLATLATAQSRKEKKEKKEPPTQVLELLPDPPAAIHVESSRLVFFTSPMSAKGLLSQQAKEALTALRKQTRGATFVKLRVFVAGRGDARRITTIVSEQFNDWKQPLPALSIVQVGALPLDGAQVLIEAIAEDRRPQNFHGIDWISSREVVKALGNSGDPNAVLPLLEESLASLKGELLAVSCFVSSLDTAAALDQAIATRFPAAARSLVQVQRATGSGLARCEAASRRSSGDASHLVLTGTLIGFGSGKSDAEQLETRLLKLLEANSAKLLIKRVYGVSRGLETHFGPLSVVEGVGSNEATVALEAVGVLQN from the coding sequence GTGTCCGCAGTTAAACTCATCTCGCTGTTCCTCCTGCTCGCCACGCTGGCAACCGCGCAGAGCCGCAAGGAGAAGAAGGAAAAGAAAGAGCCGCCCACGCAGGTTCTCGAGTTGCTCCCCGACCCGCCCGCGGCCATCCACGTCGAGAGTTCCCGGCTCGTCTTCTTCACCAGTCCGATGTCGGCAAAAGGCCTCCTCAGCCAGCAGGCCAAAGAAGCGCTCACCGCGCTCCGCAAGCAAACCCGTGGAGCCACCTTCGTCAAGCTGCGTGTCTTCGTGGCCGGACGTGGCGACGCCCGCCGCATCACGACCATCGTCAGTGAACAGTTCAACGATTGGAAACAGCCGCTCCCGGCTCTTTCGATTGTCCAGGTTGGCGCGCTGCCCCTCGACGGCGCGCAAGTCCTGATCGAGGCGATTGCCGAAGACCGCCGTCCGCAGAATTTCCACGGCATCGATTGGATCAGCTCACGCGAAGTCGTCAAAGCACTGGGCAATTCCGGCGATCCCAACGCAGTTCTCCCGCTACTCGAAGAAAGCCTCGCCAGTTTGAAAGGAGAACTGCTTGCCGTCTCCTGCTTCGTCAGCTCGCTCGATACCGCAGCGGCTCTCGATCAGGCGATCGCCACCCGTTTCCCCGCCGCCGCGCGCAGCCTCGTGCAAGTACAACGGGCCACCGGCAGTGGTCTCGCACGCTGCGAGGCGGCCAGCAGGCGCAGCAGTGGCGACGCCTCGCACCTGGTCCTCACAGGAACGCTGATTGGCTTCGGCAGTGGCAAATCGGACGCCGAACAGCTCGAAACCCGGCTCCTCAAACTACTCGAGGCGAACAGCGCCAAGCTGCTCATCAAACGGGTGTACGGCGTCAGCCGCGGTCTCGAAACTCACTTCGGCCCGCTCAGCGTGGTCGAAGGAGTGGGATCGAATGAAGCGACGGTTGCGCTCGAGGCAGTCGGCGTCCTGCAGAACTAA
- a CDS encoding amino acid permease: MSQLLRCKSIDSLIRESEESNHKLSKTLGLWSLVAMGIGAVIGSGIFTLTGTAAAGVTMKYQSVLHAPVLDLLRYGPDAISTIGRPGAGPAVVISFLLVAFACGFAALCYAELASMIPIAGSTYTYAYATLGEVFAWIIGWDLILEYAVSNMSVAVGFSGYFNDILDNLLGVRLPPEWSGPAFRGGEITGAYFNLPALLIMILLTWLLIRGVRESANATSLMVVIKVLAILAFVLGAANAIDPAHWVPFSPNGTTGIISGAAIVFFAYIGFDSVSTAAEECKNPKRDMPWGIIITLLVCALLYGAVALVLTGIVPYTTLGTTDEPVAKALKDIGYNRLRVFVSLGALIGMWSSLLVFQYGQARIWFAMSRDKLLPGLFSKVHPKFRTPHVSTWIAGFVVGIPAGIWDIATFAELANIGTLAAFASVSAGVIILRRRQPDRARGFRVPLVPWVPGFSILFCLVLMLGLPLQTWIAFFIWLIIGLAIYFAYSKSRSSLAQEI, translated from the coding sequence ATGAGCCAGTTGCTGCGGTGCAAGTCGATCGACTCACTCATTCGCGAAAGCGAAGAGTCCAACCATAAACTCTCGAAGACTCTGGGCCTTTGGAGCCTGGTCGCGATGGGCATTGGTGCGGTGATCGGCTCCGGCATTTTCACCCTCACCGGCACCGCTGCCGCAGGCGTCACCATGAAGTACCAGAGCGTCCTCCACGCTCCTGTTCTCGATCTCCTCCGCTACGGTCCCGACGCCATTTCCACCATCGGCCGCCCTGGAGCCGGACCCGCCGTCGTCATCAGCTTTCTCCTCGTCGCCTTCGCCTGTGGCTTTGCCGCCCTCTGCTATGCCGAACTCGCCTCGATGATCCCCATCGCTGGCAGCACTTACACCTACGCCTACGCCACACTCGGCGAAGTCTTCGCCTGGATCATCGGCTGGGATCTCATCCTCGAATACGCCGTCTCCAACATGAGCGTCGCCGTCGGCTTCTCCGGTTATTTCAACGACATTCTCGACAATCTCCTCGGCGTCCGCCTCCCTCCCGAGTGGTCCGGCCCCGCCTTCCGCGGTGGGGAAATCACCGGAGCCTACTTCAACCTCCCCGCCCTCCTCATCATGATCCTCCTCACCTGGTTGCTCATCCGCGGCGTGCGCGAAAGCGCGAACGCCACCTCCCTCATGGTCGTCATCAAGGTCCTCGCCATCCTCGCCTTCGTCCTCGGAGCGGCCAATGCCATCGACCCCGCACACTGGGTTCCCTTCTCCCCCAATGGCACCACTGGAATCATCTCAGGCGCGGCCATCGTCTTCTTCGCCTACATCGGTTTCGATAGCGTCTCGACAGCGGCCGAAGAATGCAAGAACCCCAAGCGCGACATGCCCTGGGGCATCATCATCACTCTGCTCGTCTGCGCGCTCCTCTACGGCGCCGTCGCGCTCGTCCTCACCGGCATCGTCCCCTACACCACCCTCGGCACCACCGACGAACCGGTCGCCAAGGCGCTCAAGGACATTGGCTACAACCGGCTGCGCGTCTTCGTCAGCCTCGGCGCTCTCATCGGAATGTGGAGTTCGTTACTGGTCTTCCAGTACGGACAAGCCCGCATCTGGTTTGCGATGTCCCGCGACAAGCTGCTCCCCGGCCTCTTCAGCAAGGTCCACCCGAAGTTCCGCACCCCGCACGTCAGCACCTGGATCGCCGGCTTCGTCGTCGGCATCCCCGCCGGCATCTGGGACATCGCCACCTTCGCCGAACTCGCCAACATCGGCACCCTCGCCGCCTTCGCCAGCGTCTCGGCAGGTGTCATTATCCTGCGCCGCCGCCAGCCCGACCGCGCCCGTGGCTTCCGCGTTCCCCTCGTCCCCTGGGTCCCCGGTTTCTCGATTCTCTTCTGTCTGGTCCTGATGCTCGGTCTGCCGCTCCAGACCTGGATCGCCTTCTTCATCTGGCTCATCATCGGCCTTGCAATCTACTTCGCCTATTCCAAATCCCGCAGTTCGCTCGCCCAGGAGATCTAA
- a CDS encoding sugar phosphate isomerase/epimerase family protein, translated as MLRRNFLASLAAPALAQASLPDRIPIGYNTYCLRGLKMTDRQHFDQAIAWNLDALFLQDSLDPATNDPAHWADIKTWAKESKLHIETGGSGILPKTPDQFNAVVATLRRNIARAKACGSPIVRSLFASFRNELPLPDIEANMELGIKVLRTVRQEVLDANLKIAIEVHKDFQAWEHKIIIEQAGKDFVGTYLDTGNPVFTLEDPLLTLETLAPYVLTFHLRDSVVYNHPDGIAVQWVPLGEGTIDFKQIIARARQLLNPSVHIFIKPITGRAPAILPVYDDAWWARWYPKARAQEYARFLAIAKRGRPYEKTVVQEDAPGRPTPPVYQAALAYQQKEHMERSIRYARQELNLGVRS; from the coding sequence ATGCTACGTCGCAACTTTCTCGCTTCTCTCGCCGCTCCCGCTCTGGCCCAGGCGAGCCTGCCCGATCGCATCCCCATCGGTTACAACACCTACTGTCTGCGCGGTCTGAAGATGACAGACCGCCAGCACTTCGACCAGGCCATTGCCTGGAATCTCGACGCGCTCTTCCTCCAGGATTCCCTCGACCCCGCCACCAACGACCCCGCACACTGGGCCGACATCAAAACCTGGGCGAAGGAAAGCAAGCTCCACATCGAAACCGGCGGCAGCGGCATCCTCCCCAAAACTCCCGATCAGTTCAATGCCGTCGTCGCAACGCTCCGCCGCAACATCGCGCGCGCCAAGGCCTGCGGCTCCCCCATCGTCCGCAGCCTCTTCGCCAGCTTCCGCAATGAGCTGCCCCTCCCCGACATCGAAGCGAATATGGAGCTTGGCATCAAGGTCCTCAGAACCGTCCGCCAGGAAGTCCTCGATGCCAATCTCAAGATCGCCATCGAAGTCCACAAAGACTTCCAGGCATGGGAACACAAGATCATCATCGAGCAGGCAGGCAAGGATTTCGTCGGCACCTATCTCGACACCGGCAACCCCGTCTTCACCCTCGAAGACCCGCTCCTCACGCTCGAAACCCTCGCCCCCTACGTCCTCACCTTCCACCTGCGCGACTCCGTCGTTTACAACCACCCCGACGGCATCGCCGTCCAATGGGTCCCCCTCGGCGAAGGCACCATCGATTTCAAACAGATCATCGCCCGTGCCCGCCAGCTCTTAAATCCTAGCGTCCACATCTTTATCAAACCGATCACAGGCCGCGCCCCCGCCATCCTGCCCGTCTACGACGACGCCTGGTGGGCGCGCTGGTATCCCAAGGCCCGCGCCCAAGAGTACGCCCGCTTCCTCGCTATCGCCAAACGCGGCAGGCCCTACGAAAAGACCGTGGTGCAGGAAGACGCCCCCGGACGCCCCACTCCACCTGTCTATCAGGCTGCGTTAGCCTACCAACAGAAGGAACATATGGAACGCAGCATCCGCTATGCCCGCCAGGAGTTGAACTTAGGTGTCCGCAGTTAA